TGAGCGAGTCGTTGGCCGAATACTCGGCCCTGATGGTCTGCCAGCACGAATTCACCGCCCCGCAAATGCAGAAAACCATGCGCGCCGAGCTGGAACGCTACCTGCGGGGCCGCCGCGACGAGCGCAAAAAGGAGCTACCGCTGATGCTGGTCGAAAACCAGCCCTACATCCATTATTTCAAGGGCGGCATGGTCTTTTATGCCTTGCAGGACTACATCGGGGAGGAAAAGCTGAACGGGGCCATTAAGGCGTTTCTGGCTAAAACCCGCTACCAGACCCGGCCTTATACCAACACGGCCGAGTTTATGACTTACCTCCGAAAGGCTACGCCCGACTCGATGCAGTACCTGCTGCACGATATGTTCGAGACCATCACGCTCTTTGAAAATCAGCTTGATGAGGCTACGTACACCAAGCGCTCCGATGGCAAATACGACGTGCGCCTGACCATTCGCGCCGCCAAAACCCGCGCCGACAGCCTCGGCAACGAAACGCCCCTACCCCTGCGCGACTACGTGGACGTCGGCATCTTCGGCCCCGACCAGGTAGCCAAAACGGAGGACTACGACGCCAGCGGTAGGCCGCTATTTTTCCAGAAAGTGAAGCTGACTCAGCCCGTCACCGTACTCAACTTTGTGGTAGCTGAAAAGCCCGCCAAAGCCGGCGTTGACCCTTATCATAAGCTCATTGACCGTCATTATCAAGACAATGTGAAGGCCGTGACGGCCGGTGCCGCTCCGGCGCTAGCAGTGCGGTAGAGTGCGGGGCTTGCCCCCGCCCGGCGTTAAACGATTTACGCCTGTTCCGTTCAACGCCGGGCGGGAGCAAGCCCCGCACCTTACTCGTTATTCCGTGCCGCTTCTTCCCGGTTCAGCTTCGTCAAAAAAGACTGCGTAATCGGCGTTTCGCTCGCGTAGCCCTGGCGGCGCTCGTCGGCGGCAGCGCCTTCGCCGGTGGCGGGTAGGGCGCGGTTGACCCAGGCCAGGGCATCGGTGGTGATGCCGGGCATCAAGCCGTGGAAACCGGCCAGCAGCTTGGCGGGCAAGGACAGAATCAGCTCGCCATCGCCGCGGCGGCAGGCGTTCCAGATGCGGCGAGCGGCCTGCTCGGCGCTCATCGTGAAGCCCGGCAGCGCGTCGGCGATGCTGAACCAGGCGTATTCTTTCTCGTGCTGGCCCTTCACATCTACGTGGCCGACGCTGCCGGTGCGCAACAGGCCGGGGCATACGGTGGTGACGTAAATCCCGAACTGGCTCAGCTCAGCCCGGAAGCCTTCGGAGAGGCCAGTGAGGGCAAACTTACTGGCGCTGTACGCCGCCAGGTGCGGAATGGCCACCTTACCACCCAGCGAGGAGATATTAATAATGCGCCCTTCGCCGCGCTGCCGCATACCCGGCAGCACGGCCTGCATGGCGTGAAACGGGGCCCAGAAGTGCGTATCCATCGCGTCCACGAAGTCGCGGTCGTCCAGGTTTTCGAGCGGCCCGCCGATGATGATACCTGCGTTGTTCACCAGCACGTCGATGCTACCCAGACGACTCTCGACTTCGGTCACCATGCTGCGCACCTCGGCGGCGTTGGTGAGGTCGCGGGCCAGGGCGAGCACGCTGGCTTCGGGGCCGCCGTAGTTTAGCAGGTCTTGGCGGGCGCGGGCCAATTCGCGCTCATCGCGGGCGCAAATGGCGACGCGGGCTCCTTCGCGCATGGCGGCGCGGGCCAGTACGAGGCCCAACCCACGCGAGCCGCCGGTAATAAGCACGGTGCGCCCCGCCAGCTCATACGAGCCCCGGCGATTGCGCCAAATGGTGGTGGCCAGGGCGGCTACGCCAAAGCTGGCGGCCCAAAGCCAGGAAGAAGAACGGTGGGAAGTTTTCATGCTCCTCTGTATGCGTTTGGGAGCCGAAAGGTTGCGTTTAGGCCTGTATTTACGAGAGATGCGACCCTTTGCGTCTCTCGTCGCGCGAACGATTGTTCTAGCGACGAGAAACGCGAAGGGTCGCGTCTCTACGTTCCCTACCCCAGCTTTTCTTTGAAGAAAGCCAGCGTCATGGCCCAGGCTTCGGCGGCGGCATCCTTGTTATAGCTCGGGCGGGCGTCGCAGTTGAAGCCGTGGTCGGCGTAGGAAATAACGGTGCTGACGTAGGGTTTGCCGGTGGCATCCACCGCATCGATTATCGTCTTCACGTCGTCCTTTGAGATGTGCTCATCGAGCCCGCCCCAATAGAAAAGGTGCGGCCCGTGCAGAGCCGGCGCCAGGTCGGTGCGGGTGTGCAGGCCGCCGCCGTAGTACGACACGCCGGCTTGTACCGGCAGCTTGGCATTGGCCACGAAAGCCACCTGCCCGCCCAGGCAAAAGCCAATAGTGCCGATTTTATCCTTTTGCACGTTCGGCTGGCTTTGTAGCCAGTCGTAGGCGGCCTGCGCATCCTGGGTCATGGTTTCCAGGGTCACGGCCGAGTAGTGCGGCATCACGCTGGGGAAATTGTCATATGCGAACTCCGCGCC
The genomic region above belongs to Hymenobacter psoromatis and contains:
- a CDS encoding dienelactone hydrolase family protein; the encoded protein is MSTPNLLVLNVADGTQAHAYVAQPQNQAAAPGIILFQEAFGVNQHIRDVADRLAAAGYVVVAPELFHRTAEPGAEFAYDNFPSVMPHYSAVTLETMTQDAQAAYDWLQSQPNVQKDKIGTIGFCLGGQVAFVANAKLPVQAGVSYYGGGLHTRTDLAPALHGPHLFYWGGLDEHISKDDVKTIIDAVDATGKPYVSTVISYADHGFNCDARPSYNKDAAAEAWAMTLAFFKEKLG
- a CDS encoding SDR family NAD(P)-dependent oxidoreductase; protein product: MKTSHRSSSWLWAASFGVAALATTIWRNRRGSYELAGRTVLITGGSRGLGLVLARAAMREGARVAICARDERELARARQDLLNYGGPEASVLALARDLTNAAEVRSMVTEVESRLGSIDVLVNNAGIIIGGPLENLDDRDFVDAMDTHFWAPFHAMQAVLPGMRQRGEGRIINISSLGGKVAIPHLAAYSASKFALTGLSEGFRAELSQFGIYVTTVCPGLLRTGSVGHVDVKGQHEKEYAWFSIADALPGFTMSAEQAARRIWNACRRGDGELILSLPAKLLAGFHGLMPGITTDALAWVNRALPATGEGAAADERRQGYASETPITQSFLTKLNREEAARNNE